A window of the Hordeum vulgare subsp. vulgare chromosome 5H, MorexV3_pseudomolecules_assembly, whole genome shotgun sequence genome harbors these coding sequences:
- the LOC123452467 gene encoding uncharacterized protein LOC123452467: protein MSIEGFRELDGIVQWLRRLLQLGSASKEHFLADDFLTTMNCLTGVFAKDNVEGQPSSGMHASNPVGAEASNHGGKNAEEHALVPIVPNNTTNFRSSYSDKNTGMEIAKKRATNSPIDHVGIGIPDDENDSDENEKKMKGRHGFVLNTAIASLPCLGFLIPYWTFFCSNANFDTWKDIIPTGHLVLTIISLILIGPASSFKEGALRDSFGFKLLQIAQLLILLWLCSASFITLHVCRDISKSVVWPSACAVLCMTVIIWMNYFQPAEMVIKRIKTMFKKATQWLGNLSLPECITAKFKKVQGTQLRSQSQPMDTA, encoded by the exons ATGTCGATTGAGGGCTTCCGAGAGCTGGACGGTATCGTGCAGTGGCTCCGCCGTCTGCTCCAGCTTGGCAGCGCCTCAAAGGAGCACTTCCTCGCCGACGACTTCTTGACCACTATGAATTGTTTGACCGGCGTCTTCGCCAAG GACAATGTGGAGGGTCAACCTTCCAGCGGCATG CATGCTAGCAATCCTGTGGGAGCTGAGGCAAGCAACCATGGTGGCAAAAATGCTGAGGAACATGCACTAGTTCCAATTGTTCCAAATAACACTACGAATTTTAGGAGCAGTTACTCTGATAAAAATACTGGGATGGAAATAGCG aagaagagagcaACGAACAGTCCAATTGATCATGTTGGCATAGGCATTCCTGATGATGAAAATGATTCTGATGAGAATGAGAAGAAAATGAAG GGTAGGCATGGTTTCGTCTTGAACACTGCAATCGCCTCACTTCCTTGCTTGGGGTTTCTCATTCCTTATTGGACTTTCTTTTGCTCAAATGCAAATTTTGACACTTGGAAGGACATCATTCCCACAGGACACCTTGTACTCACCATCATCAGCCTTATTCTGATAGGTCCTGCTTCAAGCTTCAAGGAGGGAGCATTGCGTGACAGTTTTGGATTCAAACTCCTCCAAATAGCGCAGCTTTTAATACTTCTGTGGTTGTGCTCAGCATCATTTATAACACTGCATGTTTGTAGAGATATTTCCAAATCAGTTGTATGGCCTTCTGCCTGTGCAGTCTTGTGCATGACGGTGATCATTTGGATGAATTACTTTCAGCCGGCAGAG ATGGTGATTAAGCGCATAAAGACTATGTTCAAGAAAGCGACGCAGTGGCTGGGAAATCTAAGCCTACCTGAATGTATAACTGCTAAATTCAAGAAAGTGCAAGGGACGCAGCTGAGAAGCCAGAGTCAGCCCATGGACACGGCGTAG
- the LOC123452470 gene encoding DNA-directed RNA polymerase III subunit RPC8 isoform X2 encodes MFVLSQIEHNLPMPPHLLNRPLVDAIKSELERLFLDKVVANLGLCVSVYDIRKVEGGFIFPGEGCSTYTVSFRLLMFRPFIGEVLVGKISGYDEKGLQVSLDFFSDICIPGHLMQFGTVRGEDGRWALKTEDGDELPLDIDDEIRFLVSSIKYPPIPVEQKEDDRPFAPMQINGSIKGDGLGLLAWWAPDEEEEEGDEEGEGEGEEEQ; translated from the exons ATGTTTGTTCTGAGCCAGATTGAGCACAACCTGCCGATGCCTCCGCACTTGCTGAATCGCCCTCTTGTTGACGCCATCAAGTCCGAGCTCGAGAGACTCTTCCTGGATAAG GTGGTTGCAAATCTCGGGCTCTGCGTGTCTGTCTATGACATCCGTAAAGTCGAAGGAGGATTCATCTTTCCAGGAGAGGGTTGCTCGACGTACACA GTTTCCTTTAGGTTATTGATGTTCAGGCCCTTTATTGGGGAGGTTCTTGTTGGGAAGATCAGTGGATATGATGAGAAGGGCTTACAAG TTTCACTTGATTTTTTCAGCGATATATGCATTCCGGGACACTTGATGCAATTTGGCACAGTGAG GGGAGAGGACGGCAGGTGGGCGTTGAAGACTGAAGATGGTGATGAACTTCCTCTTGACATTGATGACGAG ATACGATTCTTGGTGTCCAGCATAAAGTACCCACCTATACCAGTTGAGCAAAAGGAGGATGACAGGCCATTTGCTCCAATGCAGATAAAT GGAAGTATTAAAGGAGATGGTCTTGGCCTTCTTGCCTGGTGGGCgcccgatgaagaagaagaagagggcgatgaagagggcgagggcgagggtgaGGAAGAGCAATAA
- the LOC123452470 gene encoding DNA-directed RNA polymerase III subunit RPC8 isoform X1, whose translation MFVLSQIEHNLPMPPHLLNRPLVDAIKSELERLFLDKVVANLGLCVSVYDIRKVEGGFIFPGEGCSTYTVICATSFVIQLCLLRNVSFRLLMFRPFIGEVLVGKISGYDEKGLQVSLDFFSDICIPGHLMQFGTVRGEDGRWALKTEDGDELPLDIDDEIRFLVSSIKYPPIPVEQKEDDRPFAPMQINGSIKGDGLGLLAWWAPDEEEEEGDEEGEGEGEEEQ comes from the exons ATGTTTGTTCTGAGCCAGATTGAGCACAACCTGCCGATGCCTCCGCACTTGCTGAATCGCCCTCTTGTTGACGCCATCAAGTCCGAGCTCGAGAGACTCTTCCTGGATAAG GTGGTTGCAAATCTCGGGCTCTGCGTGTCTGTCTATGACATCCGTAAAGTCGAAGGAGGATTCATCTTTCCAGGAGAGGGTTGCTCGACGTACACAGTAATTTGTGCTACCTCTTTTGTCATCCAATTATGCTTGTTAAGGAAT GTTTCCTTTAGGTTATTGATGTTCAGGCCCTTTATTGGGGAGGTTCTTGTTGGGAAGATCAGTGGATATGATGAGAAGGGCTTACAAG TTTCACTTGATTTTTTCAGCGATATATGCATTCCGGGACACTTGATGCAATTTGGCACAGTGAG GGGAGAGGACGGCAGGTGGGCGTTGAAGACTGAAGATGGTGATGAACTTCCTCTTGACATTGATGACGAG ATACGATTCTTGGTGTCCAGCATAAAGTACCCACCTATACCAGTTGAGCAAAAGGAGGATGACAGGCCATTTGCTCCAATGCAGATAAAT GGAAGTATTAAAGGAGATGGTCTTGGCCTTCTTGCCTGGTGGGCgcccgatgaagaagaagaagagggcgatgaagagggcgagggcgagggtgaGGAAGAGCAATAA